One window of Mesorhizobium loti R88b genomic DNA carries:
- a CDS encoding biliverdin-producing heme oxygenase yields MFRFVLRHETRAEHGGLDQHPAFASLLDGTMSLDSYRNLMLAFHGFYLRVDEPLQQACGRHGLDRFSFVYEPRTAILASDLRVLGTDVPLWTSQSPSVQKLDVDSIESLGGALYVFEGSLLGASMMCASTDSLLQRFGTGGNVYWKWCREAGSKRWAMTCQLIERLATSDQAKARMVDAAQTAFRSFAQWLDHWDDGAFQRSRKQC; encoded by the coding sequence ATGTTCCGCTTCGTGCTCCGCCATGAAACCAGGGCGGAGCATGGCGGACTGGACCAGCATCCCGCATTCGCCTCGTTGCTGGACGGAACCATGAGCCTCGACAGCTATCGGAACCTGATGCTTGCCTTCCATGGGTTCTACCTTCGTGTCGACGAACCGTTGCAGCAGGCCTGCGGTCGTCACGGGCTCGACCGCTTCAGCTTCGTCTACGAACCTCGCACGGCAATCTTGGCGAGCGACCTGAGGGTGCTCGGTACGGACGTTCCACTTTGGACGAGCCAATCACCTTCGGTTCAGAAACTTGACGTCGACTCAATCGAGTCACTGGGGGGCGCGCTATATGTTTTCGAAGGCTCTTTGCTCGGCGCCTCGATGATGTGCGCTTCAACCGATAGCCTCCTTCAAAGGTTCGGAACCGGGGGCAACGTTTACTGGAAGTGGTGCCGGGAAGCTGGATCGAAACGCTGGGCGATGACATGTCAACTGATCGAAAGGCTGGCGACATCGGATCAAGCGAAAGCCCGTATGGTCGACGCAGCCCAAACGGCGTTCAGGTCTTTCGCGCAATGGCTGGATCACTGGGATGACGGTGCGTTCCAGCGGAGCCGCAAGCAGTGCTAA
- the dxs gene encoding 1-deoxy-D-xylulose-5-phosphate synthase: MNRSDRDILNKVTSPADLKSFSDTELSRLADELRQETISAVSVTGGHLGASLGVVELTVAIHAVFDTPRDTLIFDVGHQCYPHKILTGRRDRIRTLRQGGGLSGFTKRSESEYDPFGAAHASTSISAGLGFAVARDLKGESGDVICVIGDGALSAGMAYEAMNNAGHLGKRLIVILNDNDMSISPPVGAMSDYLIRLYSEKPLQDSRAAVSVPSTPRKAGAGWAGGLVDDLSIGGSLFEDLGFSYIGPVDGHDMDQLLRVLRTVRERADGPILIHALTEKGKGYPPAENAADKYHGVSRFDIVTGQQQKSAPKAPSYTAVFADSLLREAESDERIVAVTAAMGSGTGLDKFQKRFPSRFFDVGIAEQHGVTFCAGMAAAGMRPFCAIYSTFLQRGYDQVVHDVALQGLPVRFAIDRAGLVGEDGATHAGSFDVGYLTNLPGFVVMAAADEAELVHMVATAAAIDDRPSAFRYPRGEGQGVVLPERGVALEIGEGRVLREGSKIALLSFGGRLGECFKAAAELEAKGLSTTIADARFAKPLDHGLILLLARHHQVVVTIEEGASGGFGAHVLHFLAAQGSFDRGLRIRTMTLPDRFLDHDTPRAMYESAGLNASHIVATALAALGVESESPPMFAPIVRAAR, translated from the coding sequence ATGAACCGGTCCGATCGCGACATCCTGAACAAGGTTACATCGCCCGCTGACCTGAAATCCTTCTCCGACACCGAACTGTCCCGATTGGCCGACGAATTGCGGCAAGAAACCATTTCAGCGGTTTCGGTAACCGGCGGCCATCTTGGCGCGAGCCTTGGTGTCGTCGAACTCACAGTGGCGATCCACGCCGTCTTCGATACGCCGCGCGACACGCTGATCTTCGATGTCGGACATCAGTGCTATCCGCACAAGATCCTGACCGGCCGCCGCGACCGAATCCGCACCCTGCGGCAAGGGGGCGGGTTGTCCGGGTTCACCAAGCGCTCCGAAAGCGAATACGACCCGTTCGGCGCGGCGCATGCATCGACATCTATATCGGCGGGCCTAGGCTTTGCCGTCGCGCGCGACCTCAAGGGCGAATCCGGCGACGTGATCTGCGTCATCGGCGATGGCGCGCTCTCCGCGGGCATGGCTTACGAGGCGATGAACAATGCCGGCCACCTTGGCAAGCGGCTGATCGTCATTCTGAACGACAACGACATGTCGATCTCGCCGCCCGTCGGGGCCATGTCGGACTATTTGATCCGGCTCTATTCCGAAAAGCCGCTCCAGGACTCCAGAGCCGCCGTTTCAGTGCCGTCAACGCCGCGCAAAGCTGGAGCGGGATGGGCCGGTGGCCTTGTGGACGACCTTTCTATCGGAGGGTCGCTGTTCGAAGATCTGGGCTTCTCCTACATCGGCCCGGTCGACGGCCACGACATGGATCAGCTGCTTCGGGTACTGCGCACCGTGCGGGAACGCGCCGATGGACCCATCCTCATCCATGCGCTGACAGAAAAGGGCAAGGGCTATCCGCCGGCGGAAAACGCCGCCGATAAGTATCATGGCGTTTCCCGTTTCGACATCGTCACCGGACAGCAGCAGAAGTCGGCGCCCAAGGCGCCCAGCTATACGGCGGTGTTTGCCGACAGCTTGCTGCGTGAGGCCGAAAGTGATGAGCGCATCGTCGCCGTTACGGCTGCAATGGGGTCCGGCACCGGGCTGGACAAGTTCCAGAAACGATTTCCATCGCGCTTTTTCGATGTCGGGATCGCCGAGCAGCATGGCGTGACTTTTTGCGCAGGCATGGCTGCGGCCGGTATGCGGCCGTTCTGCGCCATATATTCAACCTTTCTGCAGCGCGGCTATGACCAGGTCGTGCACGACGTGGCTTTGCAAGGCCTGCCGGTGCGGTTCGCCATCGACAGAGCTGGGCTGGTTGGCGAGGATGGCGCGACGCATGCCGGCTCGTTCGATGTCGGCTATCTGACCAATCTTCCCGGCTTCGTGGTCATGGCGGCTGCGGACGAGGCTGAGCTTGTCCACATGGTTGCGACCGCGGCCGCTATAGATGACCGGCCCTCCGCCTTCCGTTATCCGCGAGGCGAAGGCCAGGGCGTGGTGTTGCCGGAGCGCGGGGTGGCACTCGAAATCGGCGAAGGCCGCGTGCTTCGGGAAGGATCGAAAATCGCCCTTCTGTCATTTGGCGGACGGTTGGGGGAATGTTTCAAGGCAGCCGCCGAGCTTGAAGCGAAGGGCCTTTCGACAACCATTGCCGATGCACGCTTCGCCAAGCCGCTCGATCACGGCCTTATCCTGCTGCTGGCGCGCCATCATCAGGTGGTAGTCACAATCGAGGAAGGCGCTTCCGGCGGTTTCGGCGCCCATGTCCTGCACTTCCTTGCAGCGCAAGGGTCGTTCGACCGGGGTCTTCGCATCCGCACCATGACCTTGCCCGACCGTTTCCTCGATCATGACACGCCAAGGGCAATGTATGAATCGGCAGGCCTCAATGCTTCCCATATCGTCGCTACGGCACTGGCGGCACTTGGGGTGGAATCCGAGAGCCCCCCAATGTTCGCGCCGATCGTCAGAGCCGCGCGGTGA
- a CDS encoding Coenzyme F420 hydrogenase/dehydrogenase, beta subunit C-terminal domain, whose protein sequence is MTIGARGPEAIWAPPMGPAAPRDLCTDCGISRSSDPKACGRACQFIKPDYDALEQRVHGRSRDPDRADETHFGPFRRMVRASLVAPLEGAQWSGITTRIAERLLETGAVDAVLTMAPDPADKWRPVPVLVTKPEGMAACRGMRMGYAPLLALLEPAMKRGYKRLAVIGIPCQVHALRSLEREYGFERLYVIGTPCSDNTTTERFHQFLDLLAEDPETITYLEFRADFHVELRFTNGTVKEIPFLKLPISKLPPDFFPLTCRTCVDYTNVLADITVGYMGGQGEQWLLIRNDRGEELVQLLGNELRMTTPGSRGSRRGPVKGFLANVERAAGGLPLRAMPDWLRPIVGWLMPRIGPRGLEFARARVDMKAVETVLHLRRERPRRLRTMVPRHIWSLVKPYGIKPRDREQP, encoded by the coding sequence ATGACGATTGGCGCCAGAGGACCGGAAGCCATATGGGCCCCGCCTATGGGACCCGCCGCGCCGCGCGACCTGTGCACGGATTGTGGCATTTCCAGAAGCAGCGATCCCAAGGCCTGCGGACGCGCGTGCCAGTTCATCAAGCCTGACTATGATGCACTTGAGCAGCGCGTGCATGGCCGCTCACGCGACCCCGATCGTGCTGACGAAACGCATTTCGGCCCCTTCCGCCGCATGGTTCGAGCCTCGCTGGTGGCGCCGCTGGAGGGCGCTCAGTGGTCCGGCATCACAACCCGCATTGCCGAGCGCCTGCTTGAGACCGGCGCGGTCGATGCGGTGCTGACAATGGCACCCGACCCCGCCGACAAATGGCGGCCCGTCCCGGTCCTGGTGACGAAGCCGGAAGGCATGGCGGCGTGCCGCGGCATGCGCATGGGGTACGCGCCCCTGCTCGCTTTGCTCGAGCCTGCGATGAAGCGCGGTTACAAACGACTGGCGGTTATCGGAATCCCCTGCCAGGTTCACGCCTTGCGCAGCCTGGAACGTGAGTACGGCTTCGAGCGGCTCTATGTCATCGGCACGCCGTGTTCCGACAACACCACGACAGAGCGGTTTCACCAGTTTCTCGATCTGCTGGCTGAAGATCCCGAGACCATCACATACCTGGAATTCAGGGCGGATTTCCATGTCGAGCTTCGGTTTACCAACGGCACGGTGAAGGAAATCCCATTCCTCAAGCTACCGATTTCGAAGCTGCCGCCGGACTTCTTCCCGCTGACCTGCAGAACCTGTGTCGACTACACAAACGTGCTCGCCGATATCACCGTCGGCTACATGGGCGGTCAGGGTGAACAATGGCTTTTGATCCGCAATGACCGTGGTGAGGAGTTGGTGCAGCTGCTCGGCAACGAGTTGCGCATGACGACGCCAGGCAGTCGCGGCAGCCGCCGTGGACCGGTCAAGGGTTTCCTGGCCAATGTCGAGCGGGCGGCGGGCGGATTGCCACTGCGCGCCATGCCTGACTGGCTACGGCCCATCGTCGGATGGCTGATGCCAAGGATCGGACCGCGCGGCCTCGAGTTCGCGCGCGCACGTGTCGACATGAAGGCGGTCGAAACGGTCCTGCACCTGCGCCGCGAAAGGCCTCGCCGGCTGCGCACCATGGTGCCCAGGCATATATGGTCTCTGGTGAAGCCCTACGGGATTAAGCCGCGGGACCGCGAGCAGCCGTAA
- the ppsR gene encoding transcriptional regulator PpsR, with product MTDAATQHWTRPTINSKSGRNRRGAGRRQSALVAWFISPTRPTIAPLSAPRSRIFIAMTAEFQHPETHLLQADVRTVANLLSAAADLTLVVDYNDVIDDLSHNLDQLSSAGIPSWRGQPIEGVVRSSSRSTLKKMLRTARDGGSATRFDISHLLDGGRDLPIQYSAFKVGGDGQIVLLGRDLRVVAELQSRLLANRQSLEQNAKNQRQAEAHYRLLFETASEAIIIVDAASGKIREANPRAAAIVGFAGAGLSGRRLSALFDKHQQADVQAMLAAVLASGTPVTLSLSDGPNDRRLVLAAELFRAGDLRLIMVRVSEPDSAADLHAAPDLGLDSLVRNAAEGVLLTDDQGKVLWANESFLALAGLPLAAHAVGRSFGDFFEWSNIEQDVLLQNVRRHGRVQTFAGTVKGMNGQSTDVDLSAVAMLDRSPPGYGFVIRALSTEGARPGRGNSDLTRTAENLVEMIGRVPMKDLVRDTTDVIEKMCIEAALNLTGNNRASAARVLGLSRQALYLKMNKFGIASDEE from the coding sequence GTGACAGATGCGGCAACGCAACACTGGACAAGACCAACAATAAATAGCAAAAGCGGGCGAAACCGGCGAGGGGCCGGTCGGCGTCAATCTGCCTTAGTTGCGTGGTTCATCTCTCCGACACGACCGACCATCGCCCCTTTATCGGCTCCACGAAGTCGGATTTTCATCGCCATGACAGCTGAGTTTCAACATCCCGAAACGCATCTTTTGCAGGCAGATGTGCGCACCGTGGCCAATCTCCTGTCGGCCGCCGCCGATCTGACGCTGGTGGTCGACTACAACGACGTCATTGATGATCTGTCGCACAATCTGGATCAGCTATCTTCAGCGGGGATTCCCTCCTGGCGCGGCCAGCCGATTGAAGGGGTCGTACGGAGCAGCAGCCGATCGACACTCAAAAAGATGTTGCGAACGGCGCGCGATGGAGGTTCCGCGACGCGCTTCGACATCAGTCATCTGCTCGATGGCGGCAGGGATCTTCCGATACAGTACTCCGCCTTCAAGGTGGGTGGCGACGGTCAGATCGTTCTGCTTGGGCGCGATCTGCGCGTGGTCGCGGAGCTTCAGTCCAGGCTCCTGGCCAACAGGCAGTCGCTTGAGCAGAACGCCAAGAACCAACGTCAGGCGGAGGCACATTATCGCTTGCTGTTCGAAACCGCCTCTGAGGCAATCATCATTGTCGATGCGGCCAGCGGCAAGATCCGCGAGGCCAACCCTCGCGCTGCGGCAATTGTCGGCTTCGCGGGTGCCGGGTTGAGCGGCAGGAGGCTTTCCGCCTTGTTTGACAAGCACCAGCAGGCTGACGTGCAAGCCATGCTCGCCGCCGTTTTGGCGTCCGGCACACCGGTCACGCTCAGCCTGTCCGATGGCCCGAATGACAGACGCCTCGTTCTGGCCGCCGAGCTTTTTCGCGCCGGCGATCTCAGGCTTATCATGGTGCGCGTATCGGAGCCGGACAGCGCTGCCGATCTGCACGCGGCTCCCGATCTCGGGCTGGATTCGCTGGTGCGCAACGCCGCTGAAGGCGTTCTGCTGACCGACGACCAAGGAAAGGTTCTATGGGCCAACGAATCGTTTCTGGCGCTTGCCGGACTCCCGCTTGCCGCGCACGCTGTCGGAAGATCGTTTGGTGATTTCTTCGAATGGAGCAACATCGAGCAGGATGTGCTGCTGCAGAATGTTCGGCGTCACGGCCGCGTCCAGACCTTCGCGGGCACCGTCAAGGGGATGAATGGCCAGTCGACCGATGTGGATCTTTCCGCCGTCGCCATGCTGGACCGCAGCCCGCCGGGTTATGGCTTTGTCATCCGTGCCCTTTCCACGGAGGGTGCACGGCCGGGCCGCGGCAACAGTGACCTGACGCGCACCGCCGAAAACCTTGTCGAGATGATCGGCCGCGTTCCGATGAAGGATCTTGTGCGCGACACCACCGACGTCATCGAAAAGATGTGCATCGAAGCTGCGTTGAACCTGACAGGCAACAACCGTGCCTCGGCAGCGCGTGTCCTGGGCTTGAGCCGGCAGGCGCTCTATCTCAAGATGAACAAGTTCGGCATAGCCAGCGACGAGGAATAG
- the hemE gene encoding uroporphyrinogen decarboxylase, with amino-acid sequence MTKHFPSIGSGRLMSVLEVLSGKPVFPPPIWMMRQAGRYLPEYRETRKQAGSFLDLCYNPDLAFEVTMQPIRRFGFDASILFSDILVVPHALGRDLRFEEGRGPLMTPVTADDIHRLDGSDFHQHLAPVYETVSRLRKALPTETALIGFCGAPWTVATYMIAGHGTLDQAPGRLFAYREPAAMALLLDTLADHSAEYLIRQVDAGADVVQIFDSWSGVLDEASFTAFCVAPVARMVAKVRSVHPKIPIIGFPKGAGVLYERYRQDTGVDALGIDWTVPVSFGARLQSDGAVQGNLDPMRLVAGGQALRDGVDAILRSLGNGPLIFNLGHGITPETPIDHVEAMIAQVRNAAR; translated from the coding sequence ATGACAAAGCATTTTCCAAGTATCGGTAGCGGTAGACTGATGAGCGTCCTTGAGGTGCTGTCAGGCAAGCCGGTTTTCCCGCCGCCGATCTGGATGATGCGCCAGGCCGGCCGTTACTTGCCGGAGTATCGCGAGACCCGAAAGCAGGCCGGCAGCTTTCTTGACCTTTGCTACAATCCGGACCTGGCCTTCGAAGTGACGATGCAGCCGATCAGGCGTTTCGGATTTGACGCCTCGATCCTGTTTTCGGATATTCTCGTCGTGCCACACGCCTTGGGGCGAGACCTGCGTTTCGAGGAAGGTCGCGGGCCCTTGATGACGCCGGTAACTGCGGACGATATCCACCGCCTGGATGGATCCGATTTTCACCAGCATCTGGCTCCCGTCTATGAAACGGTTTCCCGTTTGCGCAAGGCCCTACCGACCGAGACGGCCTTGATCGGCTTCTGCGGAGCCCCTTGGACGGTGGCAACGTATATGATCGCCGGGCATGGGACGCTCGATCAGGCGCCAGGCCGTCTGTTCGCCTATCGCGAGCCGGCGGCCATGGCGCTGCTTCTGGACACGCTGGCGGATCATTCCGCAGAGTACCTCATACGTCAGGTCGACGCCGGCGCAGACGTCGTCCAGATCTTTGATTCCTGGTCGGGGGTACTCGACGAGGCTTCCTTTACCGCGTTTTGTGTTGCGCCGGTCGCGCGCATGGTCGCCAAGGTGCGCTCCGTGCATCCGAAAATCCCCATCATCGGCTTTCCCAAAGGCGCCGGGGTGTTATACGAGCGCTATCGTCAGGACACCGGCGTCGATGCCCTCGGCATCGACTGGACGGTTCCGGTTTCATTCGGCGCGCGTCTGCAATCCGACGGAGCCGTGCAAGGCAATCTCGATCCTATGCGTCTCGTCGCCGGAGGCCAGGCCCTGCGTGACGGGGTTGATGCGATCCTGAGGTCGTTGGGAAACGGCCCGCTGATCTTCAATCTCGGCCACGGCATCACACCGGAAACGCCGATCGACCACGTTGAGGCGATGATCGCCCAGGTCCGCAACGCGGCGCGCTGA
- the hemC gene encoding hydroxymethylbilane synthase: MPARSLKIGTRGSPLALAQAVETRARLMAAHAMPENAFEVVVISTSGDRIQDRPLSEAGGKGLFTKELEEALIDGRIDIAVHSSKDMPTKLPDGLELAAFLPREDPRDAFISKTAMSISDLPRGATIGSSSLRRHALIRRMRPDLDVVQFRGNVQTRLRKLDEGVADGTMLAYAGLKRLGVEHIATDVMTLDVFPPAPGQGAICIENRIGDTEMTEMLKAIHHVATGQSLACERAFLAALDGSCRTPIAGHATIVADRLSFAGLIITPDGTQCHEIEAEGLISDAARIGRQAGETIRDRAGSAFFEGWTLVQNPLPSAKALRLLTGSSATRSSSACQRSSPR, translated from the coding sequence ATGCCTGCACGAAGCCTGAAGATCGGGACGCGCGGCAGCCCGCTGGCCTTGGCGCAAGCCGTAGAGACACGCGCGCGGCTGATGGCGGCGCACGCAATGCCGGAAAACGCATTCGAAGTTGTCGTGATATCGACCAGCGGCGACCGCATCCAGGATCGTCCGTTGTCGGAAGCCGGCGGCAAGGGCTTGTTCACCAAGGAACTCGAAGAAGCACTGATTGACGGCCGGATTGACATCGCCGTGCACTCGTCGAAGGACATGCCGACGAAGCTGCCCGACGGTCTGGAGCTTGCCGCCTTCCTGCCACGCGAGGATCCGCGCGACGCCTTCATCAGCAAGACGGCGATGTCGATCTCGGACCTGCCGCGCGGCGCCACGATCGGCTCGTCGTCGCTGCGCCGTCACGCTCTGATCCGACGGATGCGGCCGGACCTGGATGTGGTGCAGTTTCGTGGCAATGTGCAGACCCGGCTGCGAAAACTCGACGAAGGTGTCGCCGACGGTACCATGCTTGCCTATGCCGGGCTGAAACGTCTCGGCGTCGAACATATTGCAACCGATGTGATGACGTTGGACGTATTCCCGCCGGCCCCGGGACAAGGAGCTATCTGCATCGAGAACCGCATCGGCGACACGGAAATGACAGAGATGCTCAAGGCGATCCATCATGTGGCAACCGGACAGAGCCTCGCCTGCGAGCGTGCCTTTCTGGCCGCGCTCGACGGGTCCTGCCGAACGCCGATCGCCGGCCATGCGACGATCGTTGCCGACAGGCTGTCCTTTGCAGGGCTGATCATCACGCCCGACGGAACACAATGCCATGAGATCGAAGCCGAGGGACTGATCAGCGATGCGGCCCGCATTGGCAGGCAGGCCGGAGAAACGATCCGGGACAGGGCAGGATCGGCCTTCTTCGAAGGCTGGACCTTGGTTCAAAACCCCTTGCCTTCGGCCAAAGCGCTCAGGCTTTTGACGGGTTCATCCGCCACACGGTCCAGTTCAGCGTGCCAGCGATCGTCACCCAGATGA
- a CDS encoding alpha/beta hydrolase: MRGATAARFARSRGRGAALARGLIFAVAVLAACVGLWRLLTSTDGLSVTRSSVAGTPVTIFEMVPMKPAPVVVIAHGFAGSQQLMQPFAITLARSGYLVVTYDLLGHGRNPMPLTGDVTKVEGATANLVRQLGMVADFARALPGSDGRLAVLGHSMATDVIMRYAVAHPDVSATVAISMFSPAVTATSPKDLLIVVGDWESGLKREALRAADLAAGGNAQEGETYGSIAGGSARRVIFADHVEHVGVLYSSESLAAARDWLNLVFTRTISAPVEARGLSLGLFFVGMLIIARFATGLLPRIMRQPVGADARWAQLAVTGVVPAMLTPLILWKAPVDVLPVPVGGYLAAHFLLFGLLTAGGLFWFRGVGAKADALDWRGIAGAIVAVTLFCLAGIYLPIDAFITSFVPTSGRWLLVVTMAIGLLPYFIADEWLTRGTNARKGAYFFTKICFLLSLAAAIALNLEGLFFLIIIVPVILVFFTMFGLISSWVYRRTGHPAVAAMANALLFAWAIAVTFPILGR; this comes from the coding sequence ATGCGGGGAGCAACGGCGGCACGTTTTGCACGCAGCCGCGGGCGGGGTGCCGCTCTCGCGCGGGGACTGATCTTCGCCGTCGCAGTTCTGGCGGCGTGTGTTGGTCTTTGGCGGTTGCTCACCTCGACCGATGGGCTTTCGGTGACACGGTCGTCCGTCGCCGGCACGCCGGTTACCATCTTCGAAATGGTGCCCATGAAGCCTGCGCCCGTCGTGGTGATCGCCCATGGATTTGCCGGCTCGCAACAGCTCATGCAGCCTTTTGCCATTACCCTGGCACGCAGCGGCTATCTCGTCGTGACCTATGATCTGCTTGGACATGGGCGCAATCCGATGCCGCTCACCGGCGATGTGACCAAGGTCGAAGGTGCGACGGCCAATCTGGTCCGGCAGCTCGGCATGGTCGCAGACTTCGCGCGCGCCCTGCCGGGATCGGATGGCCGGCTGGCGGTGCTGGGCCATTCGATGGCGACGGATGTGATCATGCGCTATGCCGTCGCCCATCCGGACGTCTCGGCGACGGTGGCGATCTCGATGTTCTCGCCTGCGGTGACGGCGACCTCACCGAAGGACCTGCTGATCGTCGTCGGCGATTGGGAGAGCGGTCTCAAACGCGAGGCGCTGCGCGCCGCCGACCTGGCAGCTGGCGGCAATGCGCAGGAAGGCGAGACCTATGGCAGCATCGCCGGTGGCTCGGCGCGGCGAGTGATCTTTGCCGATCACGTCGAACATGTCGGGGTGCTTTACAGCAGCGAAAGCCTGGCTGCGGCCCGCGACTGGCTCAATCTGGTGTTCACGCGCACGATCTCGGCACCTGTCGAGGCACGCGGCCTTTCCCTCGGTCTGTTCTTTGTTGGCATGTTGATCATCGCGCGTTTTGCGACGGGGCTCTTGCCCCGCATTATGCGGCAGCCCGTCGGCGCCGACGCGCGCTGGGCTCAGCTTGCCGTGACCGGTGTCGTGCCGGCAATGCTGACCCCGCTGATCCTGTGGAAAGCGCCTGTCGATGTCCTGCCGGTTCCGGTCGGCGGCTATCTCGCGGCGCATTTCCTGCTGTTTGGGCTTTTGACCGCCGGCGGTCTTTTCTGGTTTCGCGGTGTCGGCGCAAAGGCAGACGCGCTCGACTGGCGCGGGATTGCTGGAGCAATCGTTGCGGTAACGCTCTTCTGTCTTGCCGGGATCTATCTGCCGATAGACGCTTTCATCACATCCTTTGTCCCGACATCCGGCCGCTGGCTGCTCGTCGTCACCATGGCGATCGGCCTGCTGCCCTATTTCATCGCCGACGAGTGGCTGACGCGCGGCACCAATGCACGAAAAGGCGCATACTTCTTCACCAAGATTTGCTTTCTGTTGTCGCTGGCGGCGGCAATCGCGCTCAACCTGGAAGGCCTCTTCTTCCTGATCATCATCGTGCCGGTGATCCTGGTCTTCTTCACCATGTTCGGGCTGATCAGCTCCTGGGTCTATCGGCGCACCGGCCACCCCGCTGTCGCCGCGATGGCCAACGCGCTGCTGTTCGCCTGGGCTATCGCGGTCACATTTCCGATCCTTGGCCGCTGA
- a CDS encoding TspO/MBR family protein, with product MPGLMEASISFDWSLLVFFLLMVVTGTSGAFFQPGEWYRGLRKPGWTPPNWLFGPVWTALYVMIAIAGWLVWRNAPAGAAIWLWGLQLAVNFCWSALFFGARRMDLAFYDVVLLWLLIAAFIVAAAPISLTAAVLFVPYLIWVTIAGTLNWTVWRMNPSKA from the coding sequence ATGCCAGGCTTAATGGAGGCGAGCATTTCTTTCGATTGGTCCCTTCTCGTTTTCTTCCTGCTGATGGTCGTCACCGGCACCAGCGGCGCGTTCTTTCAGCCAGGCGAATGGTATCGCGGCCTGCGCAAACCTGGCTGGACACCGCCGAACTGGCTTTTTGGACCGGTCTGGACGGCGCTCTACGTCATGATCGCCATTGCCGGATGGCTGGTGTGGCGCAATGCCCCGGCCGGGGCCGCGATCTGGTTGTGGGGCCTTCAGCTTGCGGTGAACTTCTGTTGGTCTGCGCTTTTCTTCGGCGCGCGCCGCATGGACCTCGCCTTTTACGACGTCGTCCTCTTGTGGCTGCTGATTGCCGCCTTCATCGTCGCCGCAGCGCCAATATCGTTGACGGCTGCCGTGCTATTTGTTCCCTATCTCATCTGGGTGACGATCGCTGGCACGCTGAACTGGACCGTGTGGCGGATGAACCCGTCAAAAGCCTGA